In Alosa alosa isolate M-15738 ecotype Scorff River chromosome 19, AALO_Geno_1.1, whole genome shotgun sequence, a genomic segment contains:
- the tmx1 gene encoding thioredoxin-related transmembrane protein 1 translates to MASLLDYEVGTARKHVHWRTFMVLFSVFVFLKAPQTVLAKKDSLKEVTDGNWEDILTGEWMIEFFAPWCPACRQLQPVWGEFAEWGEDLGVNIAKVDVTEQPGLSGRFIITSLPTIYHCKDGVFRRYQGPRTKEDFLSFIDEKKWQTIEPVSSWFGPSSFLMNSMSALFKLSMFIRHCHNYLTEQLGIPVWGSYVIFALATLFSGLVLGLILVFIADFVFPSRRFQSNYYQSRKQLSEARLRQQLEDEQMADGEEDDEEEEDEEDENGSREDLWRKGRRSPEGLPETFGDEALRRRVLAARQEEEEDT, encoded by the exons ATGGCGTCCTTGCTGGACTACGAAGTAGGAACAGCTAGAAAACATGTTCATTGGCGAACATTTATGGTCCTCTTTAGCGTCTTTGTATTTCTGAAGGCGCCACAGACAGTCCTTGCCAAGAAGGATAGTCTCAAAGAGGTAACAGACGGAAACTGGGAAGACATACTGACCGGAGAATGGATGATAGAATT CTTTGCCCCATGGTGCCCTGCATGTCGACAACTGCAGCCTGTGTGGGGGGAGTTCGCAGAGTGGGGGGAGGATTTGGGCGTCAACATCGCCAAGGTGGATGTCACCGAGCAGCCAG GACTAAGTGGCAGATTTATCATCACCTCCCTTCCTACCATCTACCA ctgtAAAGATGGTGTGTTTCGGCGGTACCAGGGACCACGCACCAAAGAGGACTTCCTTAGCTTCATTGATGAAAAGAAATGGCAGACTATCGAACCAGTGTCCTCATGGTTCGGTCCATCCTCCTTTTT GATGAACTCCATGTCTGCACTCTTCAAGCTCTCCATGTTCATACGG CATTGCCACAACTATCTGACCGAGCAGTTGGGCATCCCTGTGTGGGGGTCCTATGTGATCTTTGCCCTGGCCACTCTCTTCTCTGGTCTAGTCCTGGGACTG ATACTGGTGTTCATCGCTGACTTTGTCTTCCCATCTAGAAGATTCCAAAGTAACTACTACCAAAGTA GAAAGCAGCTGTCTGAGGCGCGTCTGAGGCAGCAGCTGGAGGACGAGCAGATGGCCGACGGCGAGGAAGAcgacgaagaggaggaggacgaggaggacgagAACGGCTCGCGGGAGGACCTGTGGCGCAAGGGCCGCCGCTCGCCCGAGGGCCTCCCTGAAACGTTCGGCGATGAGGCGCTCAGGAGGAGGGTGCTGGCCGCccggcaggaggaggaggaggacacctAG